A DNA window from Akkermansiaceae bacterium contains the following coding sequences:
- a CDS encoding DUF1553 domain-containing protein: MKSYLTSLSAFVLSAGWCMAASFGDGRIGGDVVAETASRSYRLLVPEAVEKDARLPIVIYLHGAGAKGSDNRKPEAEPLPAHLASEAFQKAHPCYVLVPQCRDGSDAEGRPNNWVKWKGQKDLPPAQWVESDTEPSDQLQAAMTALDEIMEKHAIDPARVYLTGVSMGASGSWNWAARQPGRFAAVLPVCGLSEEGKAEALKSVKIRTYQGSEDEVVPVDRSRRMITALKILGADADLTEYTGAGHDIARKVLEDGAMEWLFAQRISTPSGGTPATDEQGMEFFEKEIRPLLAEHCYECHGEKKQKGELRLDTRAAAFAGGELGKAIVPGDLEKSLLITAVRYHEKDLQMPPEEKLPQDVVAKLESWILGGAPWPDDGKSHTTKVGGEMVFSAEMKAHWAFQPMKKPPVPASAGNAIDHFISEKLAGNGLALSPEAEPRKLIRRLALDITGLPPTPEETEAFVADHSPEVYQALVKRLLASPRYGERWGRHWLDVARYADSNGSEVDHAMANAWRYRDYVIRSFNSDKPFDRFLREQIAGDLLPDKDDDSLTATGFLMLGPKALADLDKARLTADVIDEQVDTVSRAFIGMTMGCARCHDHKFDPLSAADYYSMSGIFSSTKTMDVSKRVATWTERPLGGNADLEKYASLGHEIAELRKQREAIAKSGGGKERKALASGTDYLVVEAEHFTSGNVSVESDSLGRGIGVIRTRTEYPDHIEYEFELPEEGDYQIELRYAAKESRPTQLLVNGNLETEEAAAEITGDWTPRAQRWFVQGTYRFRKGMNILAFHRDGPVPIFDKWIIGRPRAQAYSETVPEAKAGFAMEDDGKKERLKEMDAAIAKAEDRLSAMPRVMVPLEGTIADAPILVRGNPATPGAVVPRGFPKIVTNVNVAGPGPAASGREELAAWLAHPDHPLTARVIVNRVWLWHFGEGLVRSPDNFGLRGETPSHPELLDWLAVWFVENGWSLKKLHELILSSATYRQAVLTKAPAQDPENRLFSGFPRRRLEAEVLRDSMLAISGRLDAAMGGSLMTVQDRTYANGGNAPADITKKMNYGSPRRSVYVPIIRNALYDFFSAFDYPNPGVITGQRAQTTVAPQALFLMNSPFVLEQSAALAGRIEGMEGDDAARVRAAWQLVLSRPARSDEIDRSLAYVNALEQDLRRLGDASPRRSAWTRMCQTLFASNEFLYLQ, encoded by the coding sequence TTGAAATCCTATCTGACATCGCTTTCCGCTTTCGTCCTTTCCGCAGGATGGTGCATGGCCGCATCTTTCGGGGATGGCCGCATCGGAGGTGATGTGGTGGCGGAAACCGCGAGCCGTTCCTACCGGTTGCTGGTCCCGGAGGCGGTGGAGAAAGACGCGCGGCTCCCCATCGTCATCTATCTCCATGGCGCGGGGGCGAAAGGCTCCGACAACCGGAAGCCGGAGGCGGAGCCGCTTCCCGCCCATCTGGCATCGGAGGCGTTCCAGAAAGCCCATCCATGCTATGTGCTGGTGCCTCAGTGCCGCGACGGCTCCGATGCCGAAGGACGTCCGAACAACTGGGTGAAGTGGAAGGGACAGAAAGACCTGCCGCCCGCGCAATGGGTGGAGTCCGACACGGAACCCAGCGACCAGTTGCAGGCCGCCATGACCGCACTGGATGAAATCATGGAGAAGCACGCCATCGATCCGGCGAGGGTCTATCTCACCGGTGTCTCCATGGGAGCCAGCGGTTCATGGAACTGGGCCGCCAGACAGCCGGGACGTTTCGCGGCGGTGCTGCCCGTCTGCGGATTGAGCGAGGAAGGAAAAGCGGAGGCCCTGAAGTCCGTGAAGATCCGCACCTACCAAGGCTCGGAGGATGAAGTGGTCCCCGTGGATCGCAGCCGCCGGATGATCACCGCGCTGAAAATCCTCGGTGCGGACGCGGATTTGACGGAATACACCGGAGCCGGACATGACATCGCCCGGAAGGTCCTGGAGGACGGTGCCATGGAGTGGCTGTTTGCCCAACGGATCAGCACGCCCTCCGGAGGCACGCCCGCCACGGACGAGCAGGGCATGGAGTTCTTTGAAAAGGAGATCCGCCCGCTGTTGGCGGAGCATTGCTACGAATGCCACGGGGAGAAAAAGCAGAAGGGGGAGCTCCGCCTCGATACCAGGGCCGCCGCATTCGCTGGCGGGGAACTCGGGAAGGCCATCGTCCCCGGGGATCTGGAAAAGAGCCTGCTGATCACCGCGGTCCGCTATCATGAGAAGGACCTCCAGATGCCTCCGGAGGAAAAGCTGCCGCAGGATGTGGTGGCGAAGCTGGAGTCCTGGATCCTGGGCGGCGCGCCGTGGCCTGACGATGGGAAGTCCCACACCACCAAGGTTGGCGGGGAGATGGTATTCAGCGCGGAGATGAAGGCCCACTGGGCGTTCCAGCCGATGAAGAAGCCGCCGGTTCCTGCTTCAGCAGGCAACGCCATCGATCATTTCATTTCCGAAAAACTCGCCGGGAACGGACTTGCTCTGTCACCGGAAGCGGAACCGAGGAAGCTCATCCGCCGCCTGGCACTGGACATCACCGGCCTGCCACCCACACCGGAGGAGACGGAGGCTTTTGTGGCGGACCATTCTCCGGAGGTCTACCAGGCACTGGTGAAGCGCCTCCTCGCATCACCCCGTTACGGCGAACGCTGGGGCCGCCACTGGCTGGATGTCGCGCGCTACGCGGACTCGAACGGTTCGGAGGTGGACCACGCGATGGCGAACGCCTGGCGCTACCGTGACTATGTCATCCGTTCCTTCAACTCCGACAAGCCCTTCGACCGTTTCCTGCGCGAGCAGATCGCGGGGGATCTTCTCCCGGACAAGGATGATGATTCGCTGACCGCCACCGGCTTCCTGATGCTGGGGCCGAAGGCGCTGGCGGATCTCGACAAGGCGAGGCTGACGGCCGATGTCATCGACGAACAGGTGGATACCGTCTCCCGCGCCTTCATCGGCATGACCATGGGCTGCGCGCGCTGCCATGACCACAAGTTCGATCCCTTGTCCGCAGCGGACTACTACTCCATGTCCGGCATCTTCAGCAGCACGAAGACGATGGACGTTTCCAAGCGGGTGGCCACCTGGACGGAACGGCCTCTCGGAGGAAATGCGGACTTGGAGAAATACGCGTCGCTGGGACATGAGATCGCGGAGTTGCGGAAGCAACGTGAAGCCATCGCGAAATCCGGCGGCGGAAAGGAAAGGAAGGCTCTCGCATCCGGCACAGACTATCTCGTGGTGGAGGCGGAGCATTTCACCTCCGGAAATGTGAGCGTGGAGTCGGACAGCCTGGGCAGGGGCATCGGGGTGATCCGCACCCGCACCGAGTATCCCGACCACATCGAATATGAGTTCGAGTTGCCGGAGGAGGGGGACTACCAGATCGAGCTGAGGTATGCGGCGAAGGAATCACGGCCCACCCAGCTCCTCGTGAATGGCAACCTGGAGACCGAGGAAGCCGCGGCGGAGATCACCGGTGACTGGACGCCGCGGGCGCAGCGGTGGTTTGTCCAGGGGACCTACCGCTTCCGCAAGGGGATGAACATCCTCGCGTTCCACCGTGACGGGCCGGTTCCGATTTTTGACAAATGGATCATCGGCAGGCCCCGTGCGCAGGCCTACTCGGAGACGGTGCCGGAAGCGAAGGCCGGCTTTGCCATGGAGGACGACGGAAAGAAGGAACGTCTGAAGGAAATGGACGCCGCCATCGCAAAGGCGGAGGACCGGCTTTCGGCCATGCCGCGGGTGATGGTGCCGCTGGAAGGAACCATCGCGGATGCCCCCATCCTGGTCCGGGGAAATCCCGCGACTCCCGGCGCGGTGGTGCCGCGTGGGTTTCCGAAGATCGTCACGAACGTGAACGTCGCCGGACCGGGGCCCGCTGCCAGTGGCAGGGAGGAGCTTGCTGCATGGCTCGCCCATCCGGATCATCCGCTGACGGCGCGTGTCATCGTCAACCGCGTCTGGTTGTGGCATTTCGGCGAAGGTCTCGTCCGGTCCCCGGACAACTTCGGCCTGAGGGGGGAGACCCCATCGCACCCGGAGCTGCTCGACTGGCTGGCGGTCTGGTTCGTTGAGAACGGATGGTCGCTGAAGAAGCTGCATGAACTCATCCTTTCCAGCGCGACCTACCGGCAGGCGGTTCTCACGAAGGCCCCGGCGCAGGATCCGGAAAACCGCCTGTTCTCCGGCTTTCCGCGCCGCCGGTTGGAGGCGGAGGTGCTCCGGGATTCCATGCTGGCCATTTCCGGCAGGCTCGACGCGGCGATGGGCGGTTCCCTGATGACTGTGCAGGACCGCACCTATGCGAATGGCGGGAACGCACCGGCGGACATCACCAAAAAGATGAACTACGGCTCTCCCCGTCGTTCCGTCTATGTGCCCATCATCCGGAACGCGCTGTATGATTTCTTCTCCGCGTTCGACTACCCGAACCCGGGCGTGATCACCGGGCAGCGCGCGCAGACCACGGTGGCTCCACAGGCCCTGTTCCTGATGAACAGCCCCTTCGTCCTGGAACAGTCGGCGGCCCTCGCCGGGAGGATCGAGGGCATGGAAGGGGATGATGCCGCCAGGGTGCGTGCGGCATGGCAGCTTGTCCTTTCCCGCCCCGCCAGATCCGACGAAATCGACCGCTCGCTCGCCTATGTGAATGCGCTGGAGCAAGACCTCCGCAGGCTGGGGGACGCATCGCCCCGCCGCTCCGCCTGGACCCGCATGTGCCAGACCCTTTTCGCCTCGAACGAGTTCCTCTACCTGCAATGA
- a CDS encoding DUF1501 domain-containing protein — MNPFSCNQFSNPYSRRDALKTFGLGFGGLALSGLFGETARAAATAAGAGAGNPLTPRAPHFIGKAKRVIFLFMHGGPSAVDTFDHKPALEKHDGQTAPNLPKITFAAANGRDGSKLWKSPWKFSSRGESGHMVSELFPHLGGLVDEMCFLHSCHGTALDHGAAVLRMSTGTEAFVRPSLGSWMLYGLGSENQDLPGFITIAPSDTHGGVRNYGSAFLPAAYQGTPLGSASTKADDAKFRFLGKPADALQRRQLDFLREVNLNSGTPVDSELEARIGTYELAFRMQMAAPDVMDISKESTATRELYGIDDPVTAEFGKKCLLARRFAEAGVRFIQISTGAVWDQHGGLVKGHGDNARASDKPAAGLLKDLKQRGLLDDTLVIWGGEFGRTPTREGGDGRDHNPHGYTMWLAGGGVKPGRVGATDELGYYAVENKIHLHDLHATLLALMGLDHERLTYRYAGRDFRLTDVSGRVVKEIFA, encoded by the coding sequence ATGAACCCATTTTCCTGCAATCAATTCTCCAATCCGTATTCGCGCCGTGACGCGCTGAAGACGTTCGGTCTGGGCTTCGGTGGTCTCGCGCTTTCCGGCTTGTTCGGAGAAACCGCGCGGGCGGCGGCAACGGCCGCAGGTGCCGGTGCGGGGAATCCGTTGACACCCCGCGCCCCCCATTTCATCGGAAAGGCGAAGCGGGTGATCTTCCTGTTCATGCACGGAGGCCCGTCCGCCGTTGACACGTTCGACCATAAGCCCGCGTTGGAAAAGCACGACGGCCAGACCGCACCGAACCTGCCGAAGATCACTTTCGCCGCGGCCAACGGACGGGATGGATCGAAGCTGTGGAAATCCCCGTGGAAGTTCAGCTCGCGCGGCGAAAGCGGCCACATGGTCAGCGAGCTGTTCCCGCACCTCGGAGGGCTGGTGGATGAGATGTGCTTCCTCCACTCCTGCCATGGCACGGCGCTCGACCATGGTGCGGCGGTGCTGAGGATGAGCACCGGGACGGAGGCATTCGTCAGGCCCAGCCTGGGGTCATGGATGCTCTATGGCCTGGGTTCGGAAAACCAGGACCTTCCCGGATTCATCACCATCGCGCCCAGCGACACCCACGGCGGAGTGAGGAACTACGGCTCCGCATTCCTCCCCGCCGCCTACCAGGGAACTCCGCTCGGTTCCGCCTCCACCAAGGCGGATGACGCGAAGTTCCGTTTCCTCGGCAAACCGGCGGACGCGCTCCAGCGGCGTCAGCTCGATTTCCTACGGGAGGTGAACCTGAACTCCGGCACACCCGTGGACTCGGAACTGGAGGCCCGGATCGGCACCTATGAGCTGGCATTCCGCATGCAGATGGCCGCTCCGGATGTCATGGACATTTCGAAGGAAAGCACGGCGACGCGTGAACTCTACGGCATTGATGATCCGGTCACCGCGGAGTTCGGGAAAAAGTGCCTGCTCGCGCGCCGGTTCGCGGAGGCGGGCGTCCGCTTCATCCAGATCAGCACCGGGGCGGTGTGGGACCAGCACGGTGGACTGGTGAAGGGACACGGCGACAACGCGCGTGCGAGTGACAAGCCCGCCGCCGGCCTGCTGAAGGATCTGAAACAACGCGGGCTGCTCGATGACACGCTGGTCATCTGGGGAGGGGAGTTCGGACGCACTCCCACCCGCGAGGGCGGGGATGGCCGCGACCACAATCCGCACGGCTACACCATGTGGCTGGCGGGTGGTGGGGTGAAACCCGGCCGGGTGGGGGCGACGGATGAACTCGGTTACTACGCGGTGGAGAACAAGATCCACCTGCACGATCTGCACGCCACCCTGCTGGCGTTGATGGGACTGGACCATGAACGGCTGACCTACCGTTATGCGGGCCGTGATTTCCGTCTCACGGATGTTTCCGGACGCGTGGTGAAAGAGATCTTCGCATGA
- a CDS encoding MFS transporter: protein MKGRIPIRWVIAVLLLLLSVLNYVDRQALSILATTIQKELHLSDNDYARIGQAFLLCYTVSYFFAGRVVDRYGPRLAETIFVTWWSTANMLTALSSGFLSMVGFRSLLGIGEPGHYAVSAKVVGAWFPPKEKGVAAGMYMMGGTLGAAIAAPLVAWLALRFGWRWAFIVTGGIGLVAAAIWYYIYRSPASHRWMGDKEKELLASHGLMEPAAAKAPPLPFRTLIRWKPLWLVMGVRMLTDPVWYFYLVWFAKYLQEKRGMTLGEVGGTLWIVFVAADIGCLAAGFASGHFIRKGITPVNARLRVICATALVMGLSFIIPLLPGAGWSIAFASLFAGCVMMFMASCVTLPLDLFPSSSLGSAQGLIGMGGSIGGFLSTGLIGAVLTKHHSYDGLFTTMSFLHPLAALLLVLLLPKAVAHFRTTHP from the coding sequence ATGAAAGGCCGCATTCCCATCCGGTGGGTGATCGCGGTGCTGCTGCTGTTGCTCTCCGTCCTGAACTACGTGGACCGCCAGGCGCTTTCCATCCTGGCGACCACCATCCAGAAGGAACTGCACCTCTCGGACAATGACTACGCCCGCATCGGGCAGGCATTCCTCCTTTGCTACACCGTGTCTTATTTCTTCGCGGGCCGCGTGGTGGACCGCTACGGCCCGCGTCTGGCGGAAACGATCTTCGTCACCTGGTGGTCGACGGCGAACATGCTCACCGCCCTTTCCTCCGGTTTCCTTTCCATGGTGGGCTTCCGCAGCCTCCTCGGCATCGGGGAGCCGGGGCACTACGCGGTCTCCGCGAAGGTGGTGGGCGCATGGTTCCCGCCGAAGGAAAAAGGCGTGGCAGCCGGGATGTACATGATGGGTGGCACGCTGGGGGCTGCCATCGCCGCACCGCTGGTCGCCTGGCTGGCCCTCCGGTTCGGCTGGCGCTGGGCGTTCATCGTCACCGGCGGCATCGGTCTGGTCGCGGCGGCCATCTGGTACTATATCTATCGTTCTCCCGCCTCCCACCGCTGGATGGGGGACAAGGAAAAGGAACTGCTCGCTTCCCATGGACTCATGGAACCTGCCGCGGCAAAGGCTCCGCCACTGCCGTTCAGGACGCTCATCCGCTGGAAGCCGCTCTGGCTGGTGATGGGCGTGCGCATGCTCACGGACCCGGTCTGGTATTTCTACCTCGTCTGGTTCGCGAAGTATCTCCAGGAGAAGCGGGGGATGACACTGGGAGAGGTCGGCGGCACGCTGTGGATCGTCTTCGTGGCGGCGGACATCGGCTGTCTTGCGGCCGGTTTCGCATCCGGCCACTTCATCCGGAAAGGCATCACTCCGGTAAATGCCCGCCTGCGCGTCATCTGCGCCACCGCGTTGGTGATGGGGTTGAGTTTCATCATCCCGCTGCTGCCCGGGGCGGGATGGTCGATTGCCTTCGCCAGCCTCTTCGCCGGATGCGTGATGATGTTCATGGCCAGTTGCGTTACCCTTCCGCTCGATCTTTTCCCATCCAGCTCGCTGGGTTCCGCCCAGGGCCTCATCGGCATGGGCGGCAGCATCGGCGGCTTCCTGTCCACCGGCCTGATCGGCGCGGTGCTCACGAAGCATCATTCCTATGACGGCCTGTTCACCACCATGAGCTTCCTCCATCCGCTCGCCGCGCTGCTCCTTGTCCTCCTGCTTCCAAAGGCAGTCGCCCATTTCCGCACCACCCATCCATGA
- a CDS encoding mandelate racemase/muconate lactonizing enzyme family protein produces MNPSPTTITAISCWKVFVPFVHQVEWSAGTRPGITRLVVKVETADGTIGIGETICLLEFIEPVLRKTVIPLAIGEDACDIERLLRKTEGAGYYHHKRAVTMARAAVEMACWDIVGKQAGMPLHRLWGGKYRAQVPIIGYIQSADPAVAAREAADFASRGFGTLKLKLGMGEALDIELVRAVRDGAGPSTRIRGDANGAWTIGTAKRQLRKLEPFDLEYVEQPLPLEDLQGHAHLRKNTCIPIALDEAAYTLQDVHAIIAAEAADVVVIDPHEAGGLIQARKQAALCEAAGIPVTLHSGGECGVSMAAYLHFAASVPNLSLAIDTQYPNLSADIIPERFDWSCGWMEPVTTKPGLGVDLNESAVARLQSDVIPNPYLDPRRPDWFGTKPAY; encoded by the coding sequence ATGAATCCATCGCCCACCACCATCACGGCCATCTCCTGTTGGAAGGTCTTTGTCCCATTCGTCCACCAGGTGGAATGGAGCGCGGGCACGCGACCAGGGATCACACGGCTGGTCGTGAAAGTGGAGACGGCCGACGGCACCATCGGCATCGGTGAGACCATCTGTCTGCTGGAGTTCATCGAGCCTGTCCTGCGGAAGACCGTCATCCCGCTCGCCATCGGTGAGGATGCCTGTGACATCGAACGCCTGCTGAGAAAGACCGAAGGCGCGGGCTACTACCATCACAAGCGTGCCGTCACCATGGCCCGTGCCGCGGTGGAGATGGCCTGCTGGGACATCGTGGGAAAGCAGGCCGGCATGCCCTTGCACCGGCTGTGGGGAGGAAAGTACCGCGCCCAGGTTCCCATCATCGGCTACATCCAGTCCGCGGATCCCGCGGTTGCCGCGCGTGAGGCCGCGGATTTCGCCAGCCGTGGATTCGGCACGCTGAAACTGAAGCTGGGGATGGGGGAGGCTCTCGACATCGAACTGGTGCGGGCGGTGAGGGACGGCGCGGGGCCATCCACCCGGATCCGTGGCGACGCGAATGGCGCATGGACCATCGGCACCGCGAAGCGCCAGCTCCGGAAACTGGAACCGTTCGACCTCGAGTATGTCGAGCAGCCCCTGCCGCTGGAGGATCTCCAAGGACACGCCCACCTGCGGAAGAACACCTGCATCCCCATCGCGCTGGATGAGGCCGCCTACACCTTGCAGGACGTCCATGCCATCATCGCCGCGGAGGCCGCAGATGTGGTCGTGATCGACCCGCACGAAGCGGGGGGACTCATCCAGGCGAGGAAGCAGGCAGCGCTCTGCGAGGCCGCCGGAATCCCGGTCACCCTCCACAGCGGGGGTGAATGCGGCGTCTCGATGGCGGCCTACCTCCACTTCGCTGCGAGCGTTCCAAACCTCAGCCTGGCGATTGACACCCAATATCCCAATCTCAGCGCCGACATCATTCCGGAGCGCTTCGATTGGTCATGCGGCTGGATGGAACCCGTGACCACGAAACCGGGCCTCGGCGTGGACTTGAATGAAAGTGCCGTCGCGAGGCTCCAATCGGACGTCATTCCCAATCCCTACCTCGATCCCAGGCGGCCGGATTGGTTCGGCACCAAGCCTGCCTATTGA
- a CDS encoding class I SAM-dependent rRNA methyltransferase, with protein sequence MAGLIIAPRARIFHGHEWIYATEIKKAFGNPQPGDVITLKDFRDRPLGSAIYNPQSQIVARRFSRRKQDLDLDFFTRRIQQATEHRQRRGIDETLARIVWSESDGIPGLIVDRYGDHLSVQTLTLAMDQRKELIRDALLALISPKSIVLRNDSPYRKAEGMEPGIEMLHGENPGPFRVLANDLTFEIDLFDGQKTGLYLDQLQSHAEVAKLAKGKRVLDCFTNQGGFALACAKAGAAKVTAVDVSATACEAARKNAELNGVEIDVIEHNVFDFLKHAKPDYDLIILDPPSFTRNKKTLMDAMRGYKEIHLRSLKLLEKGGILSTFCCSHHASRELYLENIVDASIDAKKSLRLVAEHSQRADHPILLSIPETGYLKGFTAEVIASR encoded by the coding sequence ATGGCAGGACTCATCATCGCACCGCGCGCCCGCATTTTCCACGGCCACGAGTGGATCTACGCCACCGAGATCAAGAAAGCCTTCGGCAATCCGCAGCCCGGGGATGTGATCACCCTGAAGGATTTCCGCGACCGGCCGCTCGGTTCGGCGATCTACAATCCGCAATCCCAGATCGTCGCCCGCCGGTTTTCCCGCCGGAAGCAGGACCTGGACCTGGATTTCTTCACCCGCCGCATCCAGCAGGCGACCGAACACCGCCAGCGCCGTGGAATCGATGAAACCCTGGCCCGGATTGTCTGGAGCGAGTCCGACGGCATCCCGGGCCTGATCGTGGACCGATACGGCGACCACCTCTCCGTCCAGACGCTGACGCTGGCCATGGACCAGCGGAAGGAACTCATCCGCGACGCGCTGCTGGCGCTGATTTCCCCGAAGTCCATCGTCCTGCGCAACGACTCACCCTACCGGAAAGCCGAGGGTATGGAGCCGGGCATCGAGATGCTGCATGGCGAGAATCCCGGTCCGTTCCGAGTCCTTGCGAACGACCTGACTTTCGAGATCGATCTTTTCGACGGCCAGAAAACCGGCCTTTACCTCGACCAGCTCCAGTCCCACGCCGAGGTGGCGAAGCTGGCCAAGGGCAAACGGGTCCTCGATTGCTTCACCAACCAAGGGGGCTTCGCGCTCGCCTGTGCGAAGGCGGGAGCCGCCAAGGTCACCGCGGTGGATGTCTCCGCCACCGCCTGTGAAGCCGCGCGCAAGAACGCGGAACTCAACGGAGTGGAGATCGACGTCATCGAGCACAACGTCTTCGATTTCCTCAAGCACGCGAAGCCGGACTACGACCTCATCATCCTGGATCCACCGAGTTTCACCCGGAACAAGAAGACGCTCATGGACGCCATGCGCGGCTACAAGGAGATCCACCTGCGCTCGTTGAAGCTGCTGGAGAAGGGCGGAATCCTGTCCACCTTCTGCTGCTCCCACCACGCGTCGCGCGAACTGTATCTGGAGAACATCGTGGATGCTTCCATCGATGCGAAGAAATCCCTGCGCCTGGTTGCGGAGCACAGCCAGCGCGCGGACCATCCGATCCTCCTTTCCATCCCGGAGACGGGATACCTGAAGGGCTTCACCGCCGAGGTGATCGCCAGCCGCTGA
- a CDS encoding PEP-CTERM sorting domain-containing protein: MKPSIQITLLSALGIVFSSTSEGTVIFQDTFDSGVGTWYKASATTGTLSNSSQRLSWSENGDGITEVIGRSIPTTTVAVGEMLRLSYSYTPTAANSIIRAGLYTLNGTISQDGWGFDSTALTGGFSGYNSFLRVNSTGNQAARSDSGSLTTGTTTTANGPLQAGTSLTTVSGDTNTFTVTAGTTYTVTYDLIRTASGSITTVYTLNDGTSNVLQVTGSGTASNFTFNAVTIRQTGGVAIYDNITLETLPIPEPSAVLLSGVALTGFAFSRRRRN; the protein is encoded by the coding sequence ATGAAACCCTCCATCCAGATCACGCTGTTATCCGCCCTGGGAATCGTTTTCTCCAGCACATCGGAGGGAACCGTCATTTTCCAGGACACCTTCGACAGCGGTGTCGGCACCTGGTACAAAGCCTCCGCGACGACAGGCACCTTGTCGAATTCGTCCCAAAGGTTGTCATGGTCGGAAAATGGCGACGGGATCACCGAAGTCATCGGACGGAGCATCCCGACCACCACCGTGGCGGTCGGCGAGATGCTCCGGCTCAGCTACAGCTACACGCCAACGGCGGCGAACTCCATCATCCGGGCAGGTCTTTACACGCTGAACGGAACCATCAGCCAGGATGGATGGGGCTTTGATTCGACCGCCCTCACCGGCGGGTTCAGCGGTTACAATTCCTTCCTCCGGGTGAATTCCACCGGCAACCAGGCGGCACGCAGTGACTCAGGCTCCCTCACCACGGGCACCACGACCACCGCGAACGGCCCCCTGCAGGCCGGCACGTCCCTCACCACCGTATCCGGTGACACCAATACCTTCACCGTGACGGCAGGCACCACCTACACGGTCACCTACGATCTGATCCGGACCGCCTCTGGCTCCATCACCACCGTCTATACCCTGAACGACGGAACCTCCAACGTCCTTCAGGTCACCGGCAGCGGCACCGCTTCCAATTTCACGTTCAATGCGGTCACCATCCGCCAGACAGGCGGCGTCGCCATCTATGACAACATCACGCTGGAGACGCTCCCCATCCCCGAGCCGTCCGCCGTCCTGCTTTCCGGCGTTGCCCTGACGGGTTTCGCCTTCTCCCGGCGGAGAAGAAATTGA
- a CDS encoding iron-sulfur cluster assembly accessory protein, whose protein sequence is MTANYKIGNEKLIKVLEGASGHLRGLLERQGRPDGGLRIAVVGGGCSGLQYKMDLVDGPRDRDIVVPSNGVNVVIDPKSALFVSGSELDYSDDLQQGGFKVSNPNAVVTCSCGESFAA, encoded by the coding sequence ATGACGGCCAACTACAAGATCGGTAACGAAAAGCTCATCAAGGTGCTGGAAGGTGCCTCCGGCCACCTCCGTGGCCTGCTGGAGCGCCAGGGCCGGCCGGACGGCGGCCTCCGGATCGCCGTGGTCGGCGGGGGATGCTCCGGCCTGCAATACAAGATGGATCTCGTGGATGGTCCCAGGGACCGCGACATCGTCGTGCCCAGCAATGGGGTGAACGTGGTCATCGACCCGAAAAGCGCCCTCTTTGTCAGCGGCAGCGAACTGGACTATTCCGATGATCTCCAGCAGGGCGGTTTCAAGGTGAGCAACCCGAACGCGGTGGTCACCTGCTCCTGCGGGGAGAGTTTCGCCGCCTGA
- a CDS encoding glutamine synthetase beta-grasp domain-containing protein, which produces MAKYKLEYIWLDGYKPTPNLRSKTLIKDFDSFPKLEELPNWGFDGSSTQQAEGRSSDCVLKPVALYPDTTRRNGVLVMCEVMMPDGVTPHPSNSRATILDDPGAWFGFEQEYFLYQDGRPLGFPAEGYPAPQGPYYTGVGYKNVGDIARQIVEEHLDLCLDAGINHEGINAEVAKGQWEFQIFGKGSKKAADEVWVARYLLIRLCEKYGIDINFHCKPLGDTDWNGSGMHANFSTDYLRDKGGKAYFEALMAAFGDYTAEHIAVYGPDNHMRLTGLHETQSIDKFSYGVADRGASIRVPHSFVKGDAYRGYLEDRRPNSQGDPYQIASRILATIETVPKP; this is translated from the coding sequence ATGGCCAAATACAAATTGGAATACATCTGGCTCGATGGCTACAAGCCGACCCCGAACCTCCGCAGCAAGACCCTCATCAAGGACTTCGATTCCTTTCCGAAGCTTGAGGAACTGCCGAACTGGGGCTTTGACGGTAGCTCGACCCAACAGGCAGAAGGCCGGAGCTCCGACTGCGTTCTGAAACCAGTGGCCCTCTATCCGGACACCACCCGCCGCAACGGCGTGCTCGTGATGTGCGAAGTCATGATGCCGGATGGCGTGACCCCCCACCCTTCCAACTCCCGCGCCACCATCCTGGACGATCCGGGCGCATGGTTCGGTTTCGAGCAGGAGTATTTCCTCTATCAGGACGGCCGTCCCCTCGGCTTCCCCGCCGAAGGCTATCCGGCTCCACAAGGCCCGTACTACACCGGCGTCGGCTACAAGAACGTGGGTGACATCGCCCGCCAGATCGTCGAGGAACACCTCGACCTCTGCCTTGACGCAGGCATCAACCACGAAGGCATCAACGCCGAAGTGGCGAAAGGCCAGTGGGAATTCCAGATCTTCGGCAAGGGTTCCAAGAAGGCCGCCGACGAAGTGTGGGTCGCCCGCTACCTGCTGATCCGCCTTTGCGAAAAGTACGGCATCGACATCAACTTCCACTGCAAGCCGCTGGGTGACACCGACTGGAACGGTTCCGGCATGCACGCGAACTTCTCCACCGACTATCTCCGCGACAAAGGTGGCAAGGCCTACTTCGAAGCCCTGATGGCAGCCTTCGGCGACTACACGGCCGAGCACATCGCCGTCTATGGCCCGGACAACCACATGCGCCTCACCGGCCTCCACGAGACGCAGTCGATCGACAAGTTCTCCTACGGAGTCGCCGACCGCGGCGCGTCCATCCGCGTTCCGCACAGCTTCGTGAAGGGCGATGCCTACCGCGGCTACCTCGAAGACCGTCGTCCGAACTCCCAAGGCGATCCTTACCAGATCGCCTCCCGGATCCTCGCGACCATCGAGACGGTTCCGAAGCCCTGA